The genomic stretch CTTCCAGCAGCACGGCTACAAGATCCCCGCCACCTGGGACGAGCTGGTCGCCCTGTGCAAGCAGATGCAGAAGGACAACCTGGTCCCGATCGCCTTCGGCGACAAGGACGCCTGGCCGGCGATGGGCACCTTCGACCAGATCAACTTCCGCCTCAACGGCTATGACTTCCACGTGCAGTTGATGGCGGGCAAGGCCTCCTGGACCGACGCCAAGGTGAAGGCCGTCTTCGACCACTGGGCCGAGCTGCTCCCCTACCACCAGGACGGCTTCATGGGCCGTACCTGGGAGGACGCCGCACAGACGCTGGTGTCGAAGAAGGCCGGCATGTACCTCCTCGGCTCCTTCGTGGCCCAGCAGTTCACCAACAAGGCCGACCTGGACGACCTTGACTTCTTCCCCTTCCCGGAGATCAACTCCGCGTACGGCCAGGAAACGGTCGAGGCGCCGACCGACGGCTTCATGGTCAGCAAGGCCCCGAAGAACCACGCCGGTGTCGTCAAGCTGCTGGAATACCTGGGCAGCCCGGCGGCCGAGGAGATATACCTCAAGACCGACCCGAGCGTGGTCGCCGCCTCCGACAAGGCCAGCACCTCGGCGTACTCGGCGCTGCAGAAGAAGGCGTTCGAGATGATCGGCAGCGCCAAGAGCCTCACCCAGTTCATGGACCGCGACTCCCGGCCCGACTTCACCTCCACGGTGATGCAGCCGGGCCTGCAGAAGTTCCTGCAGAACCCCAAGGGCGTGGACAGCCTGTTGTCGTCCATCGAGCGCCAGAAGAAGACGATCTTCGCGTCCGAGTGAGCGACCCGATGACGACCGATACGACGACGCAGCCCCCGGAGACGGCCGCGGTGCCGCCTCCGGGCGCCTCGCCTGCGCGCACGCGGGCCACGCACAGCCACCGCCGCCTGCTGACCCGCCGCGACCGGATCACGCTCGCCCTGATGGCGGGCGTGCCGACGATCCTGCACGTGGCCCTCGTCTGGGTCACCGCCATCGCCTCGATCTTCCTCGCCTTCACCACCTGGGACGGCATCGGGTTCGACTCGATCAAGTGGGTGGGCCTGGACAACTTCAAGCAACTCTTCAACGACAACCCGCAGTTCTGGCCGGCCGTCCAGCACAACGTGATCTGGTTCGTGGTGCTGATCCTGATCCCGACGCCGTTCGGCCTGTTCCTGGCCGTGCAGCTGGACAAGCGGATCCGCTTCAGCCGGGTCTACCAGACCGCATTCTTCCTGCCCGTCGTCATCTCGATGGCCTGCATCGGCTTCGTCTGGCAGCTGGTCTACAACCCGGACACCGGCCTGATCAACAGCATCATCGGCGCCAACAAGCCCGGCCACTACATCGACTGGATCGGCGACCCGCATCTGAACCTATGGGCGATCCTGATCGCCGCGTCCTGGCGGCACACCGGCTACATGATGATCCTCTACCTGGCCGGTCTGAAGAGCGTCGACCCGTCGCTCAGGGAGGCCGCCGCGCTGGACGGCGCGAACGAGTGGCAGACGTTCAAGAGCGTCATCTTCCCCACCCTGCGCCCGACCAACACGGTCGTCCTGGTCGTCACCATCATCGAGGCGCTGCGCGCCTTCGACCTGGTCTTCGTCTTCAACAAGGGCGCCCAGGGCACGGAGTTGCTGTCGATCCTCGTCACCAACAACATCATCGGCGAGTCCAGCCGCATCGGTTACGGCTCCGCGATCGCCGTGGTCCTGCTGGTGATCTCCCTAGCGGTGATCATCCCCTATCTGATCGCCACCTTCCGGAAGGAGCGGCGCGCGTGAGCAGCACCACCCTGCCCCTGAAGCGGCGCGCCCCGATCCGCCCGGCCCGCGTGCTGCTGCACGTCTTCCTCGCGGGCACGGCTCTGGCCTGGCTGGCCCCGCTCCTCTGGGCGATCTTCTCGGCGCTACGGCCGTACAGCGAGACAAGCACGAAGGGCTATGTCTCCTGGCCGGACAAGCTGACGTTCGAGAACTTCACGAACGCGTTCAAGCAGTCGGACATGCTGCACTACTTCGGCAACACGCTGATCATCGCGGTGCCGGCCGTGCTGCTGACCCTGTTCCTGTCCTCCTGTGTGGCGTTCTACGTCAGCCGCTTCGACTTCCGCCTCAACCTGGCCCTGCTGCTGGTCTTCACCGCCGGCAATCTGCTGCCGCAGCAGGTCATCATCACCCCGCTGTACCGGCTGTACCTGCTGACGAACCTGCCGGGCATCACGGCGAGCGGCAAGCTGTACGACTCCGCGCTCGGCCTGGTCCTCATCCATGTGGCGTTCCAGTCCGGGTTCTGCGCGTTCGTGCTGAGCAACTACATGCGCTCGCTGCCGCACGAGCTGACGGAGGCGGCGCTGGTCGACGGAGCCTCGGTGTGGCGGCTGTACTGGCAGATCACACTGCCGCTGTGCAAGCCGGCGATGGCGGCCCTGGCGACCCTGCTGTCGATCTGGATCTACAACGACTTCTTCTGGGCCCTCGTCCTGATCTCGACCGGTCAGAACATGCCGATCACCTCGGCCCTGAACAACCTCTCCGGCCAGTACTTCACCGACCCCAACCTGGTGGCGGCAGGCTCCCTCCTGACGGCCATCCCCACGCTGGTCGTCTACTTCGCGCTCCAGCGCCAGTTCGTCAGCGGCCTGACCCTCGGCTCCAACAAGGGCTGACTGCCAGGACACCGGTTCACGCGGCCGGCACGTACAACGACGTACAACGGGTGGAGGTATCACACGGCCGAGGGGGCCGTACCGGAACAGTCCGGTACGGCCCCCTCGGCCACGCTGTGTTGCGTCGCCGAAGTCGATGACCTGAATCAGCCGGGGATTGCCGCGAGGTCCTCTCTCAGCTGCGCGAGGGTGAAGCCGTCGGGGTCGGCGCGATTGGCATCGGTCCACTGACCGCTGAGGACTGCGTAGGCCTCGTCACAGTAGGTCTGGAAGAACTGCCAGGTCATGGGCTGGAGCTTCCCCCAGGTGACGCAGATCAGCTGTGTCGGGGTGTACCCGATGACGGGCACGCAGTGGCCACCCCAACTGTTGGGTTGCCCCGGTCCCACCGGTCCTCCCGGGGGGACCATCCAGACGGTTTGCCCTTGGGCGCTGTAGGGCAGTTGCATCCCGATGAACGCGGCGCCAAACAGTTCGATGGTGTTTCGCACATGCTCGGTGTTGCCCGGCTCGCAGGCAGCGAAGCCGAAGATGGTGTTGCCCCCGATTCCCTTTTTGCGCCAGAAGTTTAGCGCGTCGAGCATGTTGGTGCCCCGGTCTGTTGAGGGGTCCCCCGCCTGAAACCCTGTGAGGTCGGTGTAGGCGCCCAGCGCTTCTTCCTTGGTGGGCTCGAACTCTTCAGGCCCTTCATAGGCTGACCAGTTCTGCTCCATGTGGAGCGCAGCGGCTTCTACGCAGTCACCGTATTTGTCATTGCCCAGCATCTGCCAGTCGATGACCTTGTCGGTCCAGTTCTTCGCCGTAGGGGCCGGGGGCAGTGTGGGATGGAGGTACTGCGCGAAGTTGAGCGTTCGCCTGTCCACCCTGGCGGGTGCCTTGCCGAGCTTGCCCATGACGGGCTGGCCGTTACGAGGTGCCATGGTTCTCCTTCTGCGCCCTGTTCTGCCCATGTAGGCGATGGGTATTTCCTCTGTCATATGCCTGACACTCACTTCGCGCTACCGGCGGGCTATGGGGCTTGACCTGAATGGGTGACTTCTCTCCTCCCGGCACGACGCAGACCAACGACCAGGGGTAACGAGCTGACCGAAGCCGCGCTGTTCGACACCCTGATCGTGCACTTCGCCCTCCAGGGCCAGTTCGTCAACGGCCTGACGCTCGGCTCCAACAAGGGCTGAGCAACCGAGGACCTGCCGCGGTATCGACCGGTGAGTGCATGCGCGGGGTGACCGGTGGCCGGTGGCTATGGTGGTTGCCACCGGTCACGACTTGTTCCACGTCAGGCTGACTGTCAGCTGAGCCGAGGCTCCGGCCGCCGTGATGACCGCGCCCGCCTGGGCGTTCAGCTCGACGCCGAACTCCACGACGAGGACGTCGGGCCGCTGCACGAAGTCCTCCACCTGCGCGGTCAGGCCATAAGCCACCGCCCGCACGGCACGCATCACGGACTCGAACGTGCCCTCGGCCCTCTCGATCATCGCGTTGGTCGACGCACCCCGGGTGAGCACCGGGCTCGTTGCCTGCTCGTCGGAGACCCGGACGAGCACGGCGCCACCGTCATGTAGCGGGAACTCCATGATGGTCATACTCTATGAATTATCACGAATTGTCGGATAACGCCGGATAGTTGATGGTTCTCTTAAATTCCCGCGTGCGGGTGCCGAAGGCGAGGGTGGGTCGGCGGGCTTCGGCCGGACCGGATGCGGTGTCACCGACGAAGGAGGTGAGTGATGCCTCTCGCCGTCGAGATAGTTCTCATCGTCATCGGCGTTCTCCTGCTGGCGACCGCTCTGATAGGCAGCGGTATCTCGCGGCGCCTGATGACCATCCCAAAGATGCATCGGGTACCACGGGTCGCCCTGGCCGTTCTCGGGGTGTTGCTGGTGGCGGGCGGAATGTGGGGGCTTTCGACCGGGACGGCGAAGCACGCTCCCACACTGGCCGAACTCAGGGCACGTGTTCCGTCCGACGTCAAGCAGTCGATGGACTGCACGGAAGCCACCGAAGCCCCCAAGAATGCGGTGGAACTGGACTGCGGCACACAGAATGCCGTCCCGGACCATGTCTGGTACATCATGTTCCCCGACGTGAATTCCATGCAGCACTACTGGATGACACAGGCCGGCACCGTGAACCTCCAGGGAACCCAGTGCGTCAGCTTGAGCGACTACACGAAGGGGAGCAAGACGTCGTATTACCTCAGCGATCAGGCAATCACTGATGGCGACGACGCCTGCACTATGGACGGAAATTCACCCGTGATCGTATACACGGACCGGCGTTACAACATCGTCGTCATCGCCGAGGAATCGGATCCACAGAAGTTCTCCGAGTTCAACAACTGGATCGCGACCTCGCAACCAGCAGGGCCGAGAGACGCCACTCCCGCCACGCCCTCGCAGACCCCCGACGGGAGCTGACGGGCCCGAGGAGAGAAGGGCGCCATGGCGGAGGAGCTCGATTTTGTCCTCGAAGTGAGCGAGGCCCCCGGCGGCTACAGCGTCGAGGTCTCGTCGCCGTGCGGTGAAGACCGCGCCATCGCCGAAATCGACGCACCCGCGCTGTTGGAGCGCCTGCCGTCCCTGCAGGCGGCGGTCCTCGGGTCCGCCGCCCGGTCGCGGGGCGCGGGGACCGCGCTCGAGGCGCCGGCCAGACAGGTCGGCGGTATTCTGTACGACGCCGTGTTCCAGAACGCGATCAAGGCGCTCTACCTTTCCAGCAGGCAGAAGGCTCAGGAACACGGGCAAAGACTGCGCATGGTGCTGCGGGTCCGCTCACCGGAACTCGCCGCGCTGCCCTGGGAACTGCTGCACGACGCGAAGCTCGGCGGTTATCTGTGCCTGCACCACCCGATCATCCGGTACGTCGAGATCCTGGAACCGGTGTCGCCGCTGCGCGTGGTGCCGCCGCTGCGCATCCTCGGCATGGTGTCCCTTCCCGGCTCGCTGGGGGCGCTGGACGCGGAGGCCGAGCGGGAGAGCCTGAGCACCGCGCTCAAGCCGCTCGTCGACGAGAGGATGGTGCAGCTCGACTGGGTGCGCGGCCAGACCAAACAGGACCTCTTCGAGGCTCTGCTCAGCGGCTGCCACATCTTCCACTTCACAGGTCATGGAAAGTTCGACGAGGTCCGGCGCCAGGGAATGATCGTCTTCGCCGACGAGCACGGCCGGGAGGATCCGCTGCACGCCGAGGCACTCGGCTCGTTGATCAGCATCGCCGAGCCCGCACCGCGCCTGGTCGTCCTCAACAGCTGCGAGACGGGAACCTCCCACGCACAGGATCTCTTCTCCAGCACGGCAGCCGAGCTGGAGCACACGGTGCCCGCCGTGGTGGCCATGCAGTTCGCAGTGACCGACAAGGCCGCCGTGCTCTTCGCCAGGGCCTTCTACCAGGCCCTCGCGGCGAACCGCCCAGTCCACGAGGCCGTGCGCACGGGCCGTATCGCCTTGCGCGCCGACAAGGACGACAGCCTCGAGTGCTTCACCCCCGTGCTGTACCAGCGCAGTGGTGACGCCCGGCTCTTCGACCTCACCTCTCCACGCCCGTCCACTCCTCCGCAGACCGTGGTCCACGAGATCAATCAGCTGCAGTGGGAGGCCGAGCGCGCCAGGCACTCCGAGCAGGCTTCCGCTCCCGAACCCGAGCGATCGTCCTCTCAGCCGCTCCCGCCTCCCCGGACGATGCCCTCGCCGGGCGTCACGCCGCGCCCGGAGATCGACACCGGGCACTGGGTGGTCAGTCTGGCCGTCCATCCGCGCGGGCGACTGCTCGCCACCGGCGCCCGCAAGCTCGTGCGGGTCTGGGACGTGGTCACCGGCCGGCCGACGTGGGAGCGCCGGCTCGGCGGGTGGAGCACGATGGTGAACGCGATCGCCTTCAGCCCGGACGGCGGAAGACTGGCGGCCGGCAGCACGGACAATCTCGTCCGTGTCTGGGACATGGAGACCGGGTCCGTGACCGCCGAATTGACCCACGGCCACTTCGTCAACGCGGTGGATTTCGACGGCAGCGGGCGATATCTGGCCACAGGGAGTGCGGATGCGACGGCCTGTGTCTGGGATCTGAGCACAGGGAACCGGGTCCTGTCGGTGCGTCATGCCCGCGCGGTGAAGGACGTGAAGTTCAGTCCGGACGGGCGTCTGCTGCTCACGGCGTCCGAGGACAAGAAGGCGTACGTCTGGGACACGGGCACTGGCCGGCAGGCGGCACAGATACCGCACCAGGACTTCGTCCTCGGTGTCGCCTTCTCCCCGGACGGACGCATGATCGCCACGTGCAGCGAGGACCACAGCGCTCAGGTGAGGGAGACCCAGACGTGGACGCCGCTCTTCCATGTCGAGCACGGGAGCGGTCTGAGGGCGGTGGCGTTCCGGTGCGACAGCGGCATGATCGCCACCGGCGACGAGGACGGCATCGTGTGCGTGTGGCAGGCCGACACGGGGCTGGCTCTCCTCTCCCTCAAGCACAACCGCACGGTGAACGCCGTGGACTTCTATCCGGACGGCCGGTACCTGGCCAGCGCGGGTGAGGACAAGGTGGTACGCAGCACTCGGATTCCCGATGCCGACGGCTGACCGCCGGGGGATGGCGGAGGCGGTGTGGAGGACCGAAGTGTCAGTGGTGATCGCCGAGCCACGGCTGTCGGTGATTGCGGGGAATCCTGCACGCGGCGTTTCCTGGCATGGCAGGATTAACGTAAGCAGCATCGTGGAATCAGAGGTCGGGGAGGACCTGGCGGCGAGGCGGCAGAGTTCGATCATTGAGGGGTGAGGATGACGGATTCAGAGAATCACATTGAAGCCGACTCCTCCATATATGGTCCGGCTATCCAGTTCCGCGACATTATCGGCGACATCACAATAAATCACAACTTGCCCACTGGCGATCCCGCTTCCTCTGCGGCTCCAGCGAATCCCATTAGCGCCGCTTCGCTGGCTTCCGGCGCCAGTGTCAATGCCGGACGCGTTTCACCCCTAAGAACGATCCTGATCCACAGGCCAGTGCCCCACGTGGTCTCATTCAGTCGGGATAACGCGACCCTCACCGCCAAGACCTACAAAACTCTGCGCGCATGGAATGTCACAGACGGCGCCCCGGTGATGGACGTAAAGTATTCCAAAGAGATCAGGCACTTCTCTTTTTCGTGTGATGCCCAGTTCTATGCCGTCGTCCTGGGTTTGGGGTCGAAGGTCAAGGTGGTGAGGGTCTCGGACGGGGAAGAGGTATGCACGTTGGAAGCCCGAGGGTTTGTGAACGACGTGCAATTCAGCACGAGGAGCAACGTGCTGGCTGTCGCGGACGACGGAATATTGCTGTGGAGCCCGGCATGGGGTGAGAAACGGCTTGTCGAGGCCGACGGCATGCTGTCCGTTCGGAAGCTCTTCTTCAGTTCGGACGGAAGCGTGCTTGCCGCTGTCGGGCCGGGCCGAGTCGTTCAGTTGTGGAGCACCTTCAACTGGAAGCTCATTCGCAAAATGAGCGGATTCAACAAGAGGGCCAGTCAGGTCGCTCTGAGCGGTGACGGACGCCTCATTGCCACATACGGCGGCCTGCGGGGTGATGTATTGATATCGGAATCCCGATCCGGCGCTTCTGTGTGCCGTATCTCCGGTGCAGCCGGGGGCCGCCTCTTTGATGAAGTCCTGTACATGCAATTCAGTCCGGATGGTCGCATCTTGATTACCATCGGTACACAGGGTGGTCTGATGCGGGTTTGGGACGCCAAGACAGGGGAAAGGTTGCGCAGTTGTGGCGAAGTACCCAAAGGATACTGCGCAAGTGTGCCGCTACCCAGTTTTTCTCAGTATTCGGGAATGTTTGCGAGCCTTGAAGGTGATCGCGTGGTGAGGTTGTGGGATCCGGCGCGGGGGAAAATGCTGCAGGAATTGAAGGCGGCGGGCCGGGTGGAGAGCGTTAAATTCAGCCCGGATGGGCGTTTGTTGGCTACCGCCGGGGACGACAACACCGTCCGCATGTGGACGTGTGCCGTGTAGGTACTCATGCCGCCATTCAAGTGGGTGCACGCTGTGTCGTGCTCCTCATGCTGATCGCCGAGCGGCCTGCCGAGGTCTGTGGTGCCCGCTGGGATGAGGATGTCGATTTGACCGGCTCACTCTACGACGCCCGTCACACGCGCCTGTCCTGGATGGCCGACAACGGCGTACCTGACACGGTGGTGTCAGTTATCAGACAGTCTTGGCCTATCTGGTGCCGAGCCACGCCCTGGACTGCGACACTCTGTGACTGCGGCGGGCAGTCCGTCGTACAGATGGTCTCGGGGGTGTACGGGTGGCAGGGCGTCCTGGTCAGTACTATCGGGCCGGTCACTGGGTGAACCGGTCAACGGGCAAGGGGAAGTCGGCGAAGAAGTCAGCCACGGGCATCATCGTGGTCGGACTTCTCATAGTGGGTGCTTGGCTGGGACTCTTCTCTCAGGGTTCGAACGCCCAGGGGACGACGCCTCAACATTCGTCGACGGTCTCGCCTTCTCCGAGCCGCTGATTCAAGGCATCTCACCGGCTGCCTGGCTTCTTCCTGATCAATCTCGTCCGCCAGCTTCGGCGCGCGGACGGGACGGGTACTCGGCTGGGAGTGGGGCGAGCTGATTCGGACAGAAGCAGCCGCTGCCAGGCTGCGTGCCATGCGTCGACCTCCTCTTGTGGAAGACCGCAGGCCTCCAGGTAGATACCTGTCGTCTTCCACGACCTGGGCATGGTTGTCCGATTGAGCAGCGCACTGATGGTTCCGGGCGACACGGGCGGCGTGGCTCGCTGACTCACTTCCCGGATCGTGTGACCGCTCACTGCCCTGACGACGGCCAGTGCTTCGATGAAGGCTCGGGGTGTATGGCAGTCAGCCGGGTCGGGCCACAGTGCCTCGGTGGCACGCTGTGCCCGGGCCGCAGCAGCAGGATCGAAGGCAATGTTGTCCGCCAAGATGATCCGCCCTGCGGTGTTGCGCGCGCGTCTTTGCGGAATGGGTCGTCCACGCGCGGCAAGTTCGCGTCTGAGGTGCTGGTAGATGACATCCAGGTCCAACTCGCGAACTGGAACAGGGATGCCTTCGTGGACGAGGCGCAGGAGTTCTCCGGTGAACGCTGTGTGGGTTTCGCCCGGTGGGGCCAGGGCCAAGCCATTCTCCGGCGATGCCGCGAGTAGGTAGCTCCCGTCAACCTCCGCCTGGTCGGCCAGCAGATCCTGCCCGCTCATCGTTCCGAGGGCTCGTCCGCTCATGCAGCAATCAAGGATGATCACATGCCGCTGGGCTCGTGAATCCATGAGGACTTCGCGGAGTGCCTGGTACGGGACTCCCGTGTGGCTGCGGCCCTGGACCGAGCCTGGTAGACCGAGGAAGAGCTCACCCCGGCCGTCGAGAAGGCCGTGACCCGCGAAGTACACCAGGAGCGTGTCCTCGGCGTCATCGGCCGCGCGGCTTATCGGGTCGAGCAGGTCATGGGAGGTACCCGGTTCGGCCACGACCGTGCAGTACTGGGGGGTCAACTGCCACGAGAGCGGACTCATCAGGACAGCCGCAAGATCCCTGAGATTGTTCGCCACGGCCGGCAGAGACTCAAGCTTCGAGTAGCGGCTGACGCCCGCGAGAACGGCCCGCGAGAGAGCTGGGTCAGGCAGTGCGCTCATGACGGGGAAGAGGTCTCGTCCGCTTGCTCCAATGCGTTCACCAGCCGACGAACCTCTTCCTCCGTCGCCTCGGTCAGACTGATCTCTACGTCGCCACGTCTGATGATGATCTTCGGAGGCCGTGGGCGGGTCTGCCGCCAGGTCACGAGGGAGAGGGCAAAAGATGCCGCACTCCACCCGTTACTGGTGATCAGTCCAAGGCTGTCGATGAGACCACCCATGGATCCGGGTGCCGCAGCCTGTGTGTGCAACGAGACCGTAGCCGTTCGTCGAACGGCTGGCTCCTGACGCAACCACCCGTCCAGCGACCGAAGCTCTTCCTCCTGACCCTCGCTCTCGATCCGAATCGCAATGTGCATTCGTCCCCCTGACCGTGGTCGCGATGAACCTGACACAGCGGCATCCTGCCCTCTGGGCGGAGCAGACCACCTTCGCAATCGGACACTTTGGCTGATGTCTTACGGTGATGGCCGATCACCGCCAGGGCTTGTGACCACATGTGACACGAGAGTCCAGAACATGATCAAGGGCCCCACCTCACTGATGTGAGGCAGAGCCCTTTGACCTGCGACTACGAAGCAAAGCTTCCGTCGGGACGACAGGATTTGAACCTGCGACCCCTTGACCCCCAGTCAAGTGCGCTACCAAGCTGCGCCACGTCCCGATGCGCTCACTCGCGGTGACCCGCGTGATCGCGCGAACAGCACTTTACCCCACGCTCGGGGGTGGGCCGAAGAGGGCCCGGGGTGCGCGGGGGACAATCGGCGGTATGACCAACACCGACGCATCGGATGCCAGGGACCGCGACGCGGACGGGCGGGCTCGCAGCGCTCGACCCCGGGACGGACTCGGGCGGCCGCTGCCGTACGGCGCGGAGGGCGTCGCCCGGCAGCCGGAGGGGGTCAAGCGGACGCCCGACGAGACGGTCACCGAGGCGCAGGGGCTGCTGGACGCGGGGAAGCCGTTCCACGCGCACCGAGGTGTTCGAGGACGNNNNNNNNNNNNNNNNNNNNNNNNNNNNNNNNNNNNNNNNNNNNNNNNNNNNNNNNNNNNNNNNNNNNNNNNNNNNNNNNNNNNNNNNNNNNNNNNNNNNNNNNNNNNNNNNNNNNNNNNNNNNNNNNNNNNNNNNNNNNNNNNNNNNNNNNNNNNNNNNNNNNNNNNNNNNNNNNNNNNNNNNNNNNNNNNNNNNNNNNNNNNNNNNNNNNNNNNNNNNNNNNNNNNNNNNNNNNNNNNNNNNNNNNNNNNNNNNNNNNNNNNNNNNNNNNNNNNNNNNNNNNNNNNNNNNNNNNNNNNNNNNNNNNNNNNNNNNNNNNNNNNNNNNNNNNNNNNNNNNNNNNNNNNNNNNNNNNNNNNNNNNNNNNNNNNNNNNNNNNNNNNNNNNNNNNNNNNNNNNNNNNNNNNNNNNNNNNNNNNNNNNNNNNNNNNNNNNNNNNNNNNNNNNNNNNNNNNNNNNNNNNNNNNNNNNNNNNNNNNNNNNNNNNNNNNNNNNNNNNNNNNNNNNNNNNNNNNNNNNNNNNNNNNNNNNNNNNNNNNNNNNNNNNNNNNNNNNNNNNNNNNNNNNNNNNNNNNNNNNNNNNNNNNNNNNNNNNNNNNNNNNNNNNNNNNNNNNNNNNNNNNNNNNNNNNNNNNNNNNNNNNNNNNNNNNNNNNNNNNNNNNNNNNNNNNNNNNNNNNNNNNNNNNNNNNNNNNNNNNNNNNNNNNNNNNNNNNNNNNNNNNNNNNNNNNNNNNNNNNNNNNNNNNNNNNNNNNNNNNNNNNNNNNNNNNNNNNNNNNNNNNNNNNNNNNNNNNNNNNNNNNNNNNNNNNNNNNNNNNNNNNNNNNNNNNNNNNNNNNNNNNNNNNNNNNNNNNNNNNNNGGCACGGGACGCGGACCGCCCGCACGGGATGGACCTGCCGGGGCTCTCCCGCTGGGCGCGGGAGCTGGCGGACCGGGTGGCGGACGGCTCCGGCCCGGTGGACGCACGCACCGAGGCGCCTCGGCTCG from Streptomyces roseochromogenus subsp. oscitans DS 12.976 encodes the following:
- a CDS encoding CU044_2847 family protein gives rise to the protein MTIMEFPLHDGGAVLVRVSDEQATSPVLTRGASTNAMIERAEGTFESVMRAVRAVAYGLTAQVEDFVQRPDVLVVEFGVELNAQAGAVITAAGASAQLTVSLTWNKS
- a CDS encoding carbohydrate ABC transporter permease, which translates into the protein MTTDTTTQPPETAAVPPPGASPARTRATHSHRRLLTRRDRITLALMAGVPTILHVALVWVTAIASIFLAFTTWDGIGFDSIKWVGLDNFKQLFNDNPQFWPAVQHNVIWFVVLILIPTPFGLFLAVQLDKRIRFSRVYQTAFFLPVVISMACIGFVWQLVYNPDTGLINSIIGANKPGHYIDWIGDPHLNLWAILIAASWRHTGYMMILYLAGLKSVDPSLREAAALDGANEWQTFKSVIFPTLRPTNTVVLVVTIIEALRAFDLVFVFNKGAQGTELLSILVTNNIIGESSRIGYGSAIAVVLLVISLAVIIPYLIATFRKERRA
- a CDS encoding ABC transporter substrate-binding protein gives rise to the protein MRLSPSGVSVPGPSRRSLLRGAGGAALLAGAGVPLLSACGGSGSSSDPKTVTLGSNASDAVPKKAFAAVYADFKKQSGITVDVNTKDHNTFQEQINSYLQGTPDDVFNWFAGYRMQFFAAKKLATPIDDVWQKIGDNFPDAMKKLSKGEDGKYYFVPVTTYPWAIFYRKSVFQQHGYKIPATWDELVALCKQMQKDNLVPIAFGDKDAWPAMGTFDQINFRLNGYDFHVQLMAGKASWTDAKVKAVFDHWAELLPYHQDGFMGRTWEDAAQTLVSKKAGMYLLGSFVAQQFTNKADLDDLDFFPFPEINSAYGQETVEAPTDGFMVSKAPKNHAGVVKLLEYLGSPAAEEIYLKTDPSVVAASDKASTSAYSALQKKAFEMIGSAKSLTQFMDRDSRPDFTSTVMQPGLQKFLQNPKGVDSLLSSIERQKKTIFASE
- a CDS encoding CHAT domain-containing WD40 repeat protein; its protein translation is MAEELDFVLEVSEAPGGYSVEVSSPCGEDRAIAEIDAPALLERLPSLQAAVLGSAARSRGAGTALEAPARQVGGILYDAVFQNAIKALYLSSRQKAQEHGQRLRMVLRVRSPELAALPWELLHDAKLGGYLCLHHPIIRYVEILEPVSPLRVVPPLRILGMVSLPGSLGALDAEAERESLSTALKPLVDERMVQLDWVRGQTKQDLFEALLSGCHIFHFTGHGKFDEVRRQGMIVFADEHGREDPLHAEALGSLISIAEPAPRLVVLNSCETGTSHAQDLFSSTAAELEHTVPAVVAMQFAVTDKAAVLFARAFYQALAANRPVHEAVRTGRIALRADKDDSLECFTPVLYQRSGDARLFDLTSPRPSTPPQTVVHEINQLQWEAERARHSEQASAPEPERSSSQPLPPPRTMPSPGVTPRPEIDTGHWVVSLAVHPRGRLLATGARKLVRVWDVVTGRPTWERRLGGWSTMVNAIAFSPDGGRLAAGSTDNLVRVWDMETGSVTAELTHGHFVNAVDFDGSGRYLATGSADATACVWDLSTGNRVLSVRHARAVKDVKFSPDGRLLLTASEDKKAYVWDTGTGRQAAQIPHQDFVLGVAFSPDGRMIATCSEDHSAQVRETQTWTPLFHVEHGSGLRAVAFRCDSGMIATGDEDGIVCVWQADTGLALLSLKHNRTVNAVDFYPDGRYLASAGEDKVVRSTRIPDADG
- a CDS encoding effector-associated constant component EACC1 encodes the protein MHIAIRIESEGQEEELRSLDGWLRQEPAVRRTATVSLHTQAAAPGSMGGLIDSLGLITSNGWSAASFALSLVTWRQTRPRPPKIIIRRGDVEISLTEATEEEVRRLVNALEQADETSSPS
- a CDS encoding WD40 repeat domain-containing protein, whose translation is MTDSENHIEADSSIYGPAIQFRDIIGDITINHNLPTGDPASSAAPANPISAASLASGASVNAGRVSPLRTILIHRPVPHVVSFSRDNATLTAKTYKTLRAWNVTDGAPVMDVKYSKEIRHFSFSCDAQFYAVVLGLGSKVKVVRVSDGEEVCTLEARGFVNDVQFSTRSNVLAVADDGILLWSPAWGEKRLVEADGMLSVRKLFFSSDGSVLAAVGPGRVVQLWSTFNWKLIRKMSGFNKRASQVALSGDGRLIATYGGLRGDVLISESRSGASVCRISGAAGGRLFDEVLYMQFSPDGRILITIGTQGGLMRVWDAKTGERLRSCGEVPKGYCASVPLPSFSQYSGMFASLEGDRVVRLWDPARGKMLQELKAAGRVESVKFSPDGRLLATAGDDNTVRMWTCAV
- a CDS encoding carbohydrate ABC transporter permease produces the protein MSSTTLPLKRRAPIRPARVLLHVFLAGTALAWLAPLLWAIFSALRPYSETSTKGYVSWPDKLTFENFTNAFKQSDMLHYFGNTLIIAVPAVLLTLFLSSCVAFYVSRFDFRLNLALLLVFTAGNLLPQQVIITPLYRLYLLTNLPGITASGKLYDSALGLVLIHVAFQSGFCAFVLSNYMRSLPHELTEAALVDGASVWRLYWQITLPLCKPAMAALATLLSIWIYNDFFWALVLISTGQNMPITSALNNLSGQYFTDPNLVAAGSLLTAIPTLVVYFALQRQFVSGLTLGSNKG
- a CDS encoding caspase family protein, which translates into the protein MSALPDPALSRAVLAGVSRYSKLESLPAVANNLRDLAAVLMSPLSWQLTPQYCTVVAEPGTSHDLLDPISRAADDAEDTLLVYFAGHGLLDGRGELFLGLPGSVQGRSHTGVPYQALREVLMDSRAQRHVIILDCCMSGRALGTMSGQDLLADQAEVDGSYLLAASPENGLALAPPGETHTAFTGELLRLVHEGIPVPVRELDLDVIYQHLRRELAARGRPIPQRRARNTAGRIILADNIAFDPAAAARAQRATEALWPDPADCHTPRAFIEALAVVRAVSGHTIREVSQRATPPVSPGTISALLNRTTMPRSWKTTGIYLEACGLPQEEVDAWHAAWQRLLLSESARPTPSRVPVPSARRSWRTRLIRKKPGSR